A part of Dasypus novemcinctus isolate mDasNov1 chromosome 5, mDasNov1.1.hap2, whole genome shotgun sequence genomic DNA contains:
- the MRPS24 gene encoding small ribosomal subunit protein uS3m, translated as MAGLACGRGIAARVLAGSRGPLCAGRALHVSAACAKNRAARIRVGKGDKPVTYEEAHAPHYIAHRKGWLSLHTGNLDGEEHAAERTVEDVFLRKFMLGTFPGCLADQVVLKRRANLVEICALMLRQLPPHKFYFLVGYSETLLSHFYKCPVRLHLQTVPSKVVYKYL; from the exons ATGGCGGGCCTTGCGTGCGGCCGGGGGATCGCGGCGCGT GTCCTGGCCGGGAGCCGAGGGCCACTGTGCGCCGGGCGCGCCCTGCACGTTTCCGCGGCCTGCGCCAAG AACCGAGCCGCCCGAATCCGCGTGGGCAAGGGGGACAAGCCAGTGACCTACGAGGAGGCACACGCGCCGCACTACATCGCCCACCGTAAGGGCTGGCTGTCGCTGCACACAG GTAACCTGGATGGGGAGGAACACGCTGCGGAGCGAACGGTGGAGGATGTCTTCCTGCGCAAGTTCATGCTGGGTACCTTCCCAGGCTGCCTGGCTGACCAAGTGGTCCTAAAGCGCCGGGCTAACCTGGTGGAGATTTGTGCCTTGATGCTGCGGCAGCTCCCTCCCCACAAGTTCTACTTCCTTGTGGGCTACAGCGAAACGCTACTGTCCCACTTCTACAAGTGTCCTGTGCGACTGCACCTCCAAACTGTGCCCTCAAAGGTTGTGTATAAGTACCTGTAG